In Mytilus edulis chromosome 7, xbMytEdul2.2, whole genome shotgun sequence, a single genomic region encodes these proteins:
- the LOC139483160 gene encoding uncharacterized protein, producing MASSSACCGVCERRNIDKPLIVWCTECDEGLCEECHEHHRLSKGTRNHKTISVTEYNNIPIEVLRFSRFCSTHKDKFILYCRKHECPCCSKCIVENHRECHNIDNFDDVIQNVKTSKGYYEIEETLNEVTNNLQKIRQQQEDNLLNLNEKRKKFKKEIKETRTMIIKHLDKLQDDFIKNYDAFEKKENMKIRQFLSSLELQENEIVKYQKSIANIKRYATDFQLFLSIKQIEKDVMNKDNSLHSLIQGETLNYRALNYKINTAIQNITFDIKSFGEIYYETEPCDIVLSRNETKQAQILVPDVTTSSLDNIKLQKRRQIDMQGTNICGCCILPNGKLAFTYFCDTTVKVFNIDGSKVNEIKMPSNVYDIVYIRADNTLAVSSGTSRKKCVTILDFEKEQIRKTILLESSNFGISLKKNKLVCSSKNKGILMIDPTDSTTTTIVRAEMQNDCYTATFDDKIFHSNPTTNAVECFSLRGKLKWTFTNRDVLKNPRGIAVDKDGNVYVAGMNSQNVLSISPDGKQHKIVLGASDGLDNPTSLCYSKSKKQLLVANCDYDAHLFDFI from the coding sequence ATGGCATCATCTTCTGCATGTTGTGGTGTATGTGAACGACGAAACATCGACAAACCATTAATAGTCTGGTGTACAGAATGTGATGAAGGACTATGTGAAGAATGTCACGAACACCACCGTTTATCCAAAGGAACCAGAAACCATAAAACAATATCAGTTACTGAATACAATAACATACCTATTGAAGTACTTAGGTTCTCTCGATTTTGTAGCACACACAAAGACAAATTTATACTTTATTGCAGAAAGCATGAATGTCCCTGCTGCAGTAAATGTATAGTTGAAAACCACAGAGAATGCCATAATATCGACAATTTTGATGATGTTATTCAAAATGTCAAAACTTCTAAGGGCTACTACGAGATTGAGGAAACATTGAATGAAGTAACAAACAATTTACAGAAAATCCGTCAACAACAAGAAGACAATCTGTTGAATTTGAacgaaaaaagaaagaaatttaaaaaagaaattaaagagACACGAACAATGATTATAAAACATCTAGACAAGCTACAAGACGATTTTATAAAAAACTATGAcgcttttgaaaaaaaagaaaacatgaaaattcGTCAGTTTTTGTCATCATTGGAACTGCAAGAAAACGAAATAGTCAAATACCAGAAAAGCATTGCAAACATCAAACGATATGCAACTGACTTTCAGCTTTTTCTTTCAATCAAGCAAATAGAAAAAGACGTAATGAACAAAGACAATAGTCTACATTCACTAATTCAAGGCGAGACTTTAAATTATCGTGCTTTAAACTATAAAATCAACACTGCTATTCAGAATATCACTTTCGATATCAAAAGCTTTGGGGAAATATATTATGAAACTGAACCATGCGATATTGTGCTTAGTAGAAATGAGACAAAACAAGCTCAGATACTGGTTCCAGACGTAACAACAAGCTCCCTTGATAACATAAAGCTGCAGAAAAGAAGACAGATAGATATGCAAGGAACAAATATCTGTGGGTGTTGCATACTACCGAATGGTAAATTGGCGTTTACTTACTTTTGTGACACGACGGTTAAAGTGTTCAATATCGACGGATCAAAAGTAAATGAGATAAAAATGCCGTCTAACGTTTACGATATAGTCTATATAAGGGCAGACAACACATTAGCTGTTTCATCTGGTACATCAAGAAAAAAGTGCGTTACTATTCTAGATTTCGAGAAGGaacaaataaggaaaacaattttACTAGAATCGTCTAATTTTGGCAtatcacttaaaaaaaataaattagtcTGTTCCAGTAAGAACAAAGGCATACTAATGATAGATCCAACAGATAGCACTACAACTACCATAGTCCGAGCTGAAATGCAGAACGACTGTTACACGGCGACATTTGATGACAAAATATTTCACTCAAATCCGACAACCAATGCCGTTGAATGTTTTAGCCTCCGAGGAAAACTTAAATGGACATTCACAAATAGAGACGTTCTCAAAAATCCCCGTGGTATTGCTGTCGATAAAGATGGTAATGTGTACGTGGCGGGGATGAACTCTCAGAACGTTCTTAGTATCTCTCCTGACGGAAAACAACATAAGATAGTATTAGGGGCGAGCGATGGTCTTGACAATCCAACTTCATTGTGTTATAGTAAATCAAAAAAACAGTTGTTAGTTGCGAATTGTGATTACGATGCTcatctgtttgattttatttga